Proteins from a genomic interval of Clostridium sp. M62/1:
- a CDS encoding RNA-binding S4 domain-containing protein has translation MRLDKFLKVSRLIKRRTVANEACDAGRVLVNDKAVKASYAVKTGDIIEIQFGVKSVKVEVLDVAETVKKDDAKELYRYL, from the coding sequence ATGAGATTAGATAAGTTTTTAAAGGTATCGCGTCTGATCAAGCGCAGAACAGTGGCCAACGAGGCCTGCGATGCAGGGCGAGTGCTGGTCAATGACAAGGCAGTCAAGGCATCCTATGCGGTGAAAACAGGGGACATCATAGAGATTCAGTTTGGGGTGAAATCTGTGAAGGTGGAAGTCCTCGATGTGGCCGAGACGGTGAAAAAGGATGACGCGAAGGAACTTTACCGTTATTTATAA
- a CDS encoding HU family DNA-binding protein yields the protein MNKTELIAAVAEKAELSKKDAEKAIKAFTDTVSEELVKGGKIQLVGFGTFEVSERAAREGRNPKTGETMPIAASKTPKFKAGKALKDMVNA from the coding sequence ATGAATAAGACAGAGTTAATCGCAGCTGTAGCTGAGAAGGCAGAGCTTTCCAAGAAGGACGCAGAGAAGGCAATCAAGGCTTTCACAGATACAGTTTCTGAGGAGTTAGTTAAGGGCGGAAAGATTCAGTTAGTTGGTTTTGGAACCTTTGAAGTTTCTGAGAGAGCAGCAAGAGAGGGAAGAAACCCGAAGACAGGCGAGACAATGCCGATCGCAGCTTCCAAGACACCAAAGTTCAAAGCTGGAAAAGCGTTAAAGGATATGGTAAACGCATAA
- the yabP gene encoding sporulation protein YabP, producing MEEKINRRPHRLDLMNRGKGSVTGIQDVVAFDENQIVLDTDMGLLTVKGKGLHVSRLTLEKGEVDIEGMVDSLTYSSNDSYRKQGESLFARLFK from the coding sequence ATGGAAGAAAAGATAAACCGACGTCCCCACCGGCTGGATCTGATGAACCGGGGCAAGGGCAGCGTGACGGGAATTCAGGACGTAGTGGCTTTTGACGAAAATCAGATTGTTCTGGACACAGACATGGGCCTTCTCACGGTCAAGGGAAAAGGACTGCATGTCAGCCGCCTGACGCTGGAAAAGGGAGAGGTGGATATAGAGGGGATGGTCGACAGCCTTACCTATTCGTCTAATGACAGCTACCGCAAACAGGGGGAATCGCTGTTTGCCCGTCTGTTTAAATAG
- a CDS encoding septum formation initiator, with protein MKKNSRTARRKKKERAANRLALTGITLVVLSLAITVHLSGISLKERDLQYRLREEQLEKEKAAEEKRAEDLEEYRVYVQTKEYIEKVAKEKLGLVNKDEILLKPEK; from the coding sequence GTGAAGAAAAACAGCAGAACAGCGAGAAGAAAGAAGAAGGAGAGAGCCGCCAACCGTCTTGCCCTTACAGGCATCACCCTGGTTGTGCTCAGTCTGGCTATCACAGTGCATTTAAGCGGGATCTCCCTGAAGGAAAGGGATCTGCAGTACCGCCTCCGGGAGGAGCAGCTGGAAAAGGAGAAGGCTGCAGAGGAAAAGCGGGCGGAGGATCTGGAGGAGTACCGGGTTTACGTCCAGACAAAAGAATATATAGAAAAAGTTGCGAAGGAAAAGCTGGGACTGGTCAATAAGGACGAGATCCTTCTGAAGCCGGAAAAGTAA
- the yabQ gene encoding spore cortex biosynthesis protein YabQ gives MDTMYTELSLAAAGFVLGIFLMAVYDVLRLFRFLVSHTPLWTGLEDVVYWLFSGISCFALLSVKNGGEVRIYIIASVLIGMLLWDKTFSRILPALLKKVKKYFRMKKR, from the coding sequence ATGGATACAATGTACACGGAGCTTTCTCTTGCGGCGGCCGGATTCGTTCTGGGGATTTTTTTGATGGCGGTCTACGATGTACTGAGGCTGTTTCGGTTCCTCGTTTCTCATACTCCCCTTTGGACAGGCCTTGAGGATGTAGTCTATTGGCTGTTTTCCGGCATTTCCTGCTTTGCGCTTCTGAGTGTAAAAAACGGGGGAGAGGTGAGAATCTACATTATTGCCTCTGTGCTCATCGGAATGCTTTTATGGGACAAAACCTTCAGCCGGATTCTGCCTGCCCTATTGAAAAAAGTGAAGAAATATTTTAGAATGAAGAAAAGATGA
- a CDS encoding MazG family protein: protein MEEYLREKKREYSEERKAPYSLEDLRNIMRILRSEEGCPWDRRQTFESMVSCVTEEAKEVVQAVKQQDMDNLCEELGDLLFQVVFYSQMAQEQGLFTFEQVVDGISAKMVRRHPKVFGGRVPETDEKEGSQWEQIKRAEKAEKARAQKAKKA, encoded by the coding sequence GTGGAAGAATATCTGAGAGAAAAGAAGAGAGAATATTCAGAGGAGAGGAAGGCTCCGTACAGTCTTGAGGATCTGAGAAACATTATGAGGATCCTCCGATCAGAGGAGGGCTGCCCGTGGGACAGAAGGCAGACCTTTGAGAGTATGGTCTCCTGTGTGACAGAGGAGGCCAAGGAGGTGGTTCAGGCTGTAAAGCAGCAGGATATGGACAATCTCTGCGAGGAGCTGGGAGATCTGCTGTTTCAGGTGGTATTTTACAGCCAGATGGCGCAGGAGCAGGGCCTCTTTACTTTTGAGCAGGTGGTGGACGGGATCAGTGCCAAAATGGTCCGCAGACATCCGAAGGTTTTTGGAGGAAGAGTGCCGGAAACAGACGAAAAAGAAGGCAGCCAGTGGGAGCAGATAAAAAGGGCTGAAAAAGCTGAAAAAGCCCGTGCCCAAAAAGCTAAAAAAGCATAA